A stretch of Mobula birostris isolate sMobBir1 chromosome 2, sMobBir1.hap1, whole genome shotgun sequence DNA encodes these proteins:
- the supt7l gene encoding STAGA complex 65 subunit gamma, translated as MIKYWGEIPVSSSQPSRSSFDLLQREFRTVEIQDPPLHQPSADRPRPATMLDVPSEPCGLTVHTIQLIQYNRRLRSLVAAAQAQGQPQPDGLKAEESDTLPPAPSSPLMPEELLPVDSKTPKFPFQLRHSDPESDFYRGKGEPVTELSWASCRQLLYQSVATILAHAGFESAHEGVLETLTDVASEYYFKFTRLLRFATDREARVGQTPFQDVMEQVFHEVGIGSVLSLQNFWQHRIKDYHSYMLQVSKQLAEEYEKLVSPEKASTEDTKPLKIKEEPISDIAFPINEENEPDLSTGEQALQLGVLAQAHERYTAALEADASPQTSGPEVSSSPLWNLTQVKMEPQENEEGNGPPHGVLGNDVFEEPMSAMSDSGIPQTPNTAGSDGSYISHSPDSLMASSPVFNQRPKKKLRKV; from the exons ATGATCAAGTATTGGGGCGAGATCCCAGTGTCATCCTCTCAGCCCAGCAGGAGCTCTTTTGATCTGCTGCAGCGGGAGTTCCGGACAGTGGAAATCCAAGACCCACCGCTGCACCAGCCCTCAGCCGACAGACCCCGGCCTGCAACTATGCTGGATGTGCCGTCCGAGCCCTGCGGTCTGACGGTCCACACCATCCAGCTGATCCAGTACAACCGGCGACTGCGGAGCCTGGTTGCCGCCGCGCAGGCACAGGGCCAACCACAGCCAGACGGGCTGAAGGCTGAGGAGTCAGACACCCTCCCCCCTGCCCCCAGCTCACCGCTGATGCCAGAGGAGCTGCTGCCCGTGGACAGCAAGACCCCAAAGTTCCCTTTCCAGCTGAGGCACAGTGATCCAGAGAGCGATTTTTACAG GGGAAAAGGCGAACCTGTGACTGAACTCAGTTGGGCCTCTTGCCGGCAGCTCCTCTACCAGTCGGTGGCCACCATTCTGGCCCATGCAGGATTCGAATCCGCTCATGAGGGGGTTCTGGAAACCTTGACTGATGTCGCCAGTGAGTACTACTTCAAATTCACACGGCTGCTGCGCTTTGCCACGGATCGGGAGGCCCGGGTTGGCCAGACCCCATTCCAAGATGTGATGGAGCAGGTGTTCCACGAAGTGGGCATTGGCAGCGTGCTTTCACTGCAGAACTTCTGGCAGCATCGTATCAAGGACTATCACAGCTACATGCTCCAG GTGAGCAAGCAACTGGCTGAAGAGTATGAAAAGCTGGTTAGCCCAGAGAAGGCGTCTACTGAGGATACCAAGCCACTGAAGATAAAGGAGGAACCTATCAGTGACATTGCTTTCCCCATCAATGAAGAGAATGAGCCTGACCTTTCCACAGGCGAGCAGGCCTTGCAGCTTGGAGTTCTGGCTCAGGCTCATGAACGTTACACTGCTGCACTGGAGGCTGATGCATCTCCTCAGACATCAG GCCCTGAGGTTAGCAGTTCTCCTCTGTGGAATCTAACTCAAGTTAAAATGGAGCCTCAAGAGAATGAAGAAGGCAACGGCCCTCCTCATGGTGTTTTGGGCAACGATGTGTTTGAAGAACCAATGTCTGCCATGAGTGACTCTGGCATCCCACAAACTCCAAACACTGCTGGTTCTGATGGCAGCTATATATCTCACTCTCCTGACAGTCTAATGGCATCTTCTCCTGTTTTCAATCAGCGACCAAAGAAAAAGCTAAGGAAGGTGTGA